Proteins encoded by one window of Octopus bimaculoides isolate UCB-OBI-ISO-001 chromosome 4, ASM119413v2, whole genome shotgun sequence:
- the LOC106871827 gene encoding uncharacterized protein LOC106871827, producing the protein MPHKQFQAIFLFGGFLVSLLCITSWMGTSIENKLTVNKKHYDSGHHFEDFKRSLLMSNPSSTKKDFPTIQPCHFYNISDRNVCYVQIRCYQNDSWNFCLNISCHNCNHHYLEKKAAAFQYKILKEPKLRQDKLCQLLEDYYVSKKYNSSGQSIIRCMVCNQLDRKLKSTKQFNSISSKTNCKPEEKENRTISNIHLIYFRFFSRQEFKSKFHQTHTQLMKINNENIAHVYNFAKHQSTRVQYSAGLYQLLCGETFDLNINEESLCSQSLAKTATKYGYQTFLFDHTCEESTSEKINFLFTKFYQGFDYNTKGSSPTFYNDLPPNLQEKTCHKSNSDKKVEISGSGIFDYHQIVNKESNGKYILLSILRTSDVANSQLRVIDSQLAKVIEDLSKQKDSVIILTGDIGHGWSVSGWNNSKITQLSNPPLYLVLSKQFQKKLGKIRAKNVLRNTHNLVTLKDVHFTLRDIMAINDPKSYLKDNKSSKDSIKNETTFGLFQFLKKGRSCGFLDVMQPHICLTENQAVTFDNDSIQVGLAEFVLGEMNEKIQEEIETEENETDLFLLSPFGNCQRLKGLSFGNINKWRDNGKVMTQMDIHVIGKDTKEPNVLTVLLSTNDDSKNPNIQVLSYHRKIPSNDGLQICFRSKLDYDLCRCVETVNQSLSAWRSAYLRMVFSKSFGVPLKVANIHNQCLLLIMRDYTNSIVFEAVNICEGREYILGFYIDTYNMISLVPLPIKKTVKPLQIRFLTSIIQSSYLRPGRFTKYQTYFSVKMR; encoded by the coding sequence ATGCCTCATAAACAATTTCAAGCAATTTTCCTCTTTGGAGGGTTTTTAGTATCTTTGTTGTGTATAACCTCTTGGATGGGTACAAGTATAGAGAACAAACTAACTGTGAATAAAAAACATTACGATTCTGGTCATCATTTTGaagatttcaagagaagtttatTAATGAGTAATCCATCAAGTACTAAAAAGGATTTCCCTACTATTCAACCATGTCATTTTTACAACATTTCTGATCGAAATGTTTGTTATGTTCAGATAAGATGTTACCAGAATGACAGTTGGAATTTCTGCCTAAATATATCTTGCCATAATTGCAATCACCATTATTTAGAAAAGAAAGCTGCAGCATTTCAGTATAAGATATTGAAAGAACCTAAACTGAGGCAAGACAAGCTATGTCAACTTCTTGAAGATTATTATGTTTCCAAGAAATATAATTCCTCGGGACAAAGTATTATCCGCTGTATGGTATGCAATCAGCTGGACAGAAAACTGAAATCAACCAAACAATTTAATTCTATTAGCTCCAAGACAAATTGTAaacctgaagaaaaagaaaacagaactatatcaaatatacatttgatatattttcgatttttCTCCCGTCAAGAATTTAAGAGTAAATTTCACCAAACTCATACCcagttaatgaaaataaataatgaaaatattgctCATGTCTATAATTTTGCTAAGCATCAAAGTACAAGAGTTCAATATTCTGCAGGATTATATCAACTGCTCTGTGGTGAAACCTTTGATTTGAATATTAATGAAGAGTCCCTATGCTCACAGTCATTGGCTAAAACAGCTACTAAGTATGGTTATCAAACTTTCCTTTTTGACCATACATGTGAAGAATCAACTTCTGAGAAAATcaattttttatttacaaaattttatcaGGGTTTTGATTACAACACTAAAGGATCTTCACCTACGTTCTACAATGACCTGCCACCCAACCTACAAGAGAAAACTTGCCACAAAAGCAATTCTGATAAAAAAGTAGAAATCTCTGGAAGTGGTATTTTTGATTATCACCAAATTGTTAACAAAGAAAGCAATGGCAAATATATTCTGTTATCCATACTAAGAACATCTGATGTAGCTAACTCTCAATTAAGAGTTATTGACTCTCAGTTAGCCAAAGTCATAGAAGATTTAAGTAAGCAAAAAGATTCTGTTATTATATTAACTGGTGACATTGGCCATGGATGGAGTGTATCTGGCTGGAATAATTCAAAAATTACCCAGCTTTCAAATCCACCGCTGTACTTAGTGCTCTCAAAACAGTTTCAAAAGAAGTTGGGGAAAATTAGAGCAAAGAATGTTTTGAGAAATACACACAATCTGGTTACACTGAAAGATGTTCATTTTACTTTGCGTGACATAATGGCAATCAATGATCCTAAATCATATTTAAAGGATAATAAAAGTTCCAAAGATTCTATCAAAAATGAAACCACTTTTGGTCTTTTCCAGTTTCTTAAGAAAGGAAGAAGCTGTGGATTTCTAGATGTCATGCAGCCACATATTTGTCTCACAGAGAATCAAGCAGTTACATTTGATAATGATAGTATCCAGGTTGGATTAGCAGAATTTGTATTAGGcgaaatgaatgaaaagattcaagaagaaatagaaactgaagaaaatgaaacagatttatttcttctttcaccttTTGGCAATTGCCAAAGACTGAAGGGTCTTTCGTTTGGCAATATCAATAAATGGCGAGACAATGGAAAAGTAATGACTCAGATGGATATTCATGTCATTGGTAAAGACACAAAAGAACCCAATGTTCTCACTGTCTTATTATCAACTAATGATGACAGTAAGAATCCAAATATTCAAGTGTTATCTtaccatcgaaaaataccttcaaATGATGGTTTACAAATTTGTTTTCGAAGCAAGCTTGATTATGACTTATGTCGATGTGTAGAAACTGTCAACCAAAGTTTATCAGCATGGAGGTCTGCATATTTAAGGATGGTGTTCAGCAAATCTTTTGGTGTTCCCTTGAAAGTGGCTAATATCCATAACCAATGCCTGTTACTTATAATGAGGGATTATACAAACAGTATTGTTTTTGAAGCAGTCAATATATGTGAAGGAAGAGAATACATTCTGGGATTTTATATTGATACTTACAATATGATATCATTAGTGCCACTTCCAATTAAGAAAACTGTCAAACCACTCCAAATTAGATTTCTTACTTCTATCATACAATCTTCCTACTTAAGACCAGGACGATTCACAAAATACCAAACTTATTTTAGCGTCAAAATGAGATAA